The Betta splendens chromosome 4, fBetSpl5.4, whole genome shotgun sequence genome contains a region encoding:
- the zeb1b gene encoding zinc finger E-box-binding homeobox 1b, which translates to MADGPRCKRRKQANPRRNNVTTYSTVVEAASDSDDEDKLHIVEEEGSLADRADCDSTLQDDESPREQCWDRVKEDCGSDGEDDMSTDALVEEMLQQQDTAIIYPEAPEDEPQRQGTPEARSHDENGTPDSFSQLLTCPYCARGYKRYSSLKEHIKYRHEQTEDSFSCPECSYSFAYRAQLERHMTVHKSGRDQRHITQSGGNRKFKCTECGKAFKYKHHLKEHLRIHSGEKPYECSNCKKRFSHSGSYSSHISSKKCISVISVNGRPRLGNTKTQSQGPSPTQTSILHTQIREKLEHSKPLQEQLPHNEIKTEPMDYEYKPTVITSPVVTAMNGGVFNGSPAAPLQGTVQAVVLPTVGLVSPISINLADLQNALKVAVDGNVIRQMLENNAKGQGLNTGLTTGTLHPPQQQLISAISLPIVGQDGNAKIIINCSLEPNQGQLTAQNLKKEPEPVSPAQTTDTFKSQKLPEDLTCRGIKPNETKEKEEKTTKTCLLCDNCPVGLEALHALKHCKKDCLRLNGAGLDKSESAVAALLSEAGLCNQPKNLLSLLKAYFALNAEPTKDELAKISDSVSLPIHVVKKWFDKMQEGRISLGAPTPPSEEEDIYEASGVVSLVPGKDMNPSVIQDSPTEATPAEVNGAHSSPASPPPLNLTSGSPVPIQPTQSAEGPLDLSLPKSTREEAKKVVGKVGTDPSTFCGSSTDDEPLNLTCTRKEASPLSALGSSPVPLYASQLSGKPLDIVTTMQCLKALATNNNQTILIPQLAYTYTTTANSPAGTEMHETIHLNGVKEDKQDAGSDGLSTMEEQNDSDSGPPRKKMKKTESGMYACDLCDKIFQKSSSLLRHKYEHTGKRPHECGICSKAFKHKHHLIEHMRLHSGEKPYQCDKCGKRFSHSGSYSQHMNHRYSYCKKETHSQDGGRETPEEDSEVQAELETLSQVQRRHLAPSQLDLDERGSSTRDDESEEEEEEGVVDMDDIQVVQIGDEGGDDEEEEEQGERNEEESERLVVEGGEEEAKTEIEINEAEEEADTRQEDDLVQEEEEEVVKMEEEQAMDTEGGLVEAEGEDTKDEGGETKENAASEDETRTSQERGDAD; encoded by the exons ATGGCGGATGGCCCCAGGTGTAAGCGCAGAAAGCAGGCGAACCCGCGGAGGAACAACG TGACCACCTACAGCACCGTGGTGGAGGCCGCCTCAGACTCCGATGACGAGGACAAGCTGCACATcgtggaggaggaaggcagcCTGGCGGACAGGGCCGACTGCGACAGCACCCTGCAGGACGACGAGAGCCCCAGGGAGCAGTGCTGGGACCGAG TGAAGGAGGATTGTGGGTCAGATGGAGAAGATGACATGAGCACAGATGCACTGGTGGAGGAGATGCTCCAGCAACAGGACACAGCCATCATCTACCCCGAGGCCCCGGAGGATGAGCCACAGCGACAGGGCACCCCTGAAGCCAGGAGCCATGATGAGAACG GAACTCCTGACTCTTTCTCGCAGTTACTCACCTGCCCGTACTGTGCGCGCGGCTACAAGCGTTACAGCTCTCTGAAGGAGCACATCAAGTACCGGCACGAACAAACCGAAGATAGCTTCAGCTGCCCTGAGTGCAGTTACAGCTTTGCTTACCGAGCTCAACTGGAGAGGCATATGACGGTCCACAAGAGCGGACGGGACCAG AGACACATCACACAGTCGGGAGGCAATCGTAAATTCAAGTGCACTGAATGTGGCAAGGCATTTAAATACAAGCACCATCTGAAGGAGCACCTACGCATCCACAGTG gagagaaaccctaTGAGTGCTCCAACTGCAAGAAACGCTTCTCCCACTCAGGCTCATACAGCTCTCACATCAGCAGCAAGAAGTGCATCAGCGTCATTTCGGTGAACGGCAGACCGCGCTTGGGGAACACCAAAACCCAGAGCCAGGGTCCATCGCCCACACAAACCTCGATTCTTCACACCCAGATTAGGGAAAAGCTGGAGCACAGCAAACCCCTTCAGGAACAGCTGCCCCATAACGAGATCAAGACTGAGCCGATGGACTACGAGTACAAGCCAACAGTGATCACATCCCCAGTTGTGACTGCCATGAATGGTGGGGTCTTCAACGGAAGCCCTGCAGCGCCCCTGCAAGGAACAGTGCAGGCTGTGGTCCTGCCCACTGTGGGGCTAGTGTCACCCATTAGCATCAACCTCGCAGACCTGCAAAATGCTCTGAAAGTGGCAGTGGATGGAAACGTCATTCGCCAGATGCTGGAAAACAATGCCAAAGGTCAGGGGCTTAACACTGGGCTAACCACTGGAACGCTCCACCCCCCACAGCAGCAACTCATCTCAGCCATCAGTCTGCCTATAGTGGGTCAGGATGGAAATGCAAAAATCATTATTAACTGCAGTTTGGAACCCAACCAGGGCCAGCTCACAGCCCAAAACCTGAAAAAAGAGCCTGAACCAGTATCACCAGCTCAGACCACTGATACCTTCAAGTCTCAGAAACTCCCAGAAGACCTTACGTGCAGGGGCATCAAGCCCAATGAGActaaagaaaaagaggaaaagaccACTAAAACCTGTCTCCTGTGTGATAATTGTCCTGTGGGACTGGAAGCGCTCCATGCCCTCAAGCACTGCAAGAAGGATTGTCTCAGGCTGAATGGAGCAGGGTTGGATAAGTCTGAGTCTGCTGTTGCTGCCCTGCTCTCAGAGGCGGGACTCTGCAACCAACCCAAGAACCTTTTGTCCCTGCTTAAGGCCTACTTTGCCTTAAATGCGGAGCCCACTAAGGATGAGCTGGCCAAGATTTCTGACTCAGTCAGTCTCCCAATTCATGTGGTTAAGAAGTGGTTTGACAAAATGCAGGAGGGTCGGATTTCACTGGGCGCCCCAACACCCCCTTCAGAAGAAGAGGACATCTATGAAGCTAGCGGCGTGGTATCACTTGTCCCAGGCAAGGACATGAACCCCTCTGTGATCCAGGACAGCCCCACAGAGGCCACTCCGGCAGAAGTCAATGGTGCTCATAGCTCACCAGCTTCCCCCCCACCACTAAACCTGACATCTGGCAGTCCTGTCCCCATCCAGCCTACTCAGAGTGCAGAGGGACCCCTGGACCTGTCACTGCCAAAGTCCACTAGGGAGGAAGCAAAGAAGGTTGTGGGTAAGGTGGGCACTGACCCGTCAACCTTCTGTGGCTCCAGCACTGATGATGAACCTTTAAACTTAACTTGCACAAGGAAAGAAGCTTCACCACTCTCAGCCCTGGGCTCCAGCCCTGTCCCACTGTATGCCAGCCAGCTAAGTGGCAAACCTCTGGATATAGTCACCACAATGCAATGCCTCAAGGCACTCGCTACCAACAACAACCAGACTATCCTGATTCCTCAGCTGGCCTACACATATACCACTACAGCAAACAGCCCTGCAGGGACCGAGATGCATGAAACCATCCACCTCAACGGAGTGAAG GAGGACAAACAGGACGCCGGCTCAGACGGCCTCTCTACTATGGAGGAGCAGAACGACTCGGACTCAGGCCCTCcgaggaagaagatgaagaagacggAAAGTGGCATGTACGCCTGCGACTTGTGTGACAAGATCTTCCAGAAGAGCAGCTCCCTCCTGAGACACAAATACGAACACACGG GGAAGCGACCTCACGAGTGCGGCATCTGCAGCAAGGcctttaaacacaaacaccacttGATCGAACACATGAGGCTCCACTCCGGAGAGAAGCCGTACCAGTGCGACAAGTGTGGCAAGCGTTTCTCCCACTCAGGATCCTACTCCCAGCACATGAACCACCGCTACTCTTATTGCAAGAAGGAGACACACAGCCAGGATGGAGGCCGAGAGACCCCAGAGGAGGACTCAGAGGTCCAGGCTGAGTTGGAGACCCTGAGCCAGGTACAGAGGCGGCACTTGGCTCCGTCCCAACTGGATTTGGACGAACGGGGGAGCAGCACcagagacgatgaaagcgaggaggaggaggaggaaggcgtaGTGGACATGGACGACATCCAGGTGGTGCAGATaggagatgaaggaggggatgacgaggaggaagaagagcaaggagagaggaatgaggaggaatCGGAAAGATTAGTGGTAGAAGGCGGCGAAGAGGAGGCGAAAACCGAGATAGAAATAAATGAGGCGGAAGAGGAGGCCGACACAAGACAGGAGGATGACCTCgttcaggaggaagaagaagaagtagtcaagatggaggaggagcaggcgatGGACACAGAAGGAGggctggtggaggcagagggcGAGGACACAAAGGACGAAGGAGGCGAAACAAAAGAGAACGCGGCTTCTGAAGACGAGACTCGGACGTcacaggagagaggagatgCTGACTAA